The DNA region GAAAAAAATTCGTTTCACAAGAAGGTATATGAAGGATATCAAGTTTTAATTAGTGAAAATGCAGATCGCATTAAAGTTATTGCTGCTAGTAAACCAGTGAATGAAGTATTAGAACAAGTATATTATTATGTTGATGAAATTATTCAAAAAATAAAGGACAAAGAAAATGGATAATTTATTTACAAAAAATGATGTTGAGAAAATGACACTATTTAAAAATTTAATTTTAAAAAATAATTTATTAAATCAACTTTTGATTTCTTGCAATAATAAAGTTAAATTAGAAAAATTTACAACAGAAGTTATTAAATTTTTATTGTGTTTTAAAAAACAAGAAGTAGATTGTGAATGTGATATTTGTCACCGCATTAATAATAAAACTTATTATGATTTAAAAATTAAAGGTGATTTTGAAACAACAATCAAAAAAGAAGAAATTCAAGAAATTATTCAAACATTTAATTATTCTGCGTTAGAACAAACAGGAATAAAAGTATATGTTATTAATGGTATTGATTTATTAACATTAGAAGCGGCTAATTCATTATTAAAATTTTTAGAAGAGCCTAGTAAAAATACATACGCTTTTTTGTTAACAACTAATAAAACAAATGTTATTGATACTATTAAATCACGTTGTTTAAATATTATTTTAGAAAATACAACTGATTTATTAGAAGTTGATGATTTTAAAAATGAATTTATTTCTACCTTTTTTAACAATTTTGCAAGTAACTCGATAAATAACTTTATTCATATGCGTCAGTTAAATAATTATGATAGTGTTGAATGCCGCCAATTTTTTTTAGCAATTGCTAATGTTTTAAAAAAGAAAGAATGAGAAAAATATCAAATTACAAATCAAGATTTAATTCAAAAACTAAATCATAAAAATAGCAAGTTAATTGAAATTTGTTATACTATTGCCAATTTATTATTGGAAAATTTAAATAAAGAATTAATTTTAGAAAAGGGATTTATTGATTGATATAACGAGGTGTAAAGTGAAAGTTTTAAATGATTTATTAGATTATGAGGGAATTAAAATTAACCAACGAACTGATATGTTTAATTTTTCATTGGATACAGTCCTACTGGCTCGTTTTGCAACATTAAATACAAAAATAAAAAATATTTTAGATATTGGTACTAATAATGCGGTAATTCCGTTAATTTTATCAACTTTAACTTCAGCACCAATTACTGGCATTGAATTGCAAAAAGAAGCTGTACAATTAGCAGAGGAAAATGTTGCATTAAATCATAAAATTGAACAGATTAAAATTATTCATAATGATATTAATGAATATATTAAAACTAATGCTAATGTTAAATATAATTTAATTGTCTGTAATCCTCCATTTTTTAAAGTTAATGGAGCAAAATTAAATGAAAAAAATAAATTATTAATTCCAGCACGCCATGAAACAGATGTCACATTAGAAGAGATTATTTTTGCTGTTAAGAAATTAGTTGCAAATCGAGGGTATTTTGCAATTATTCATCGTACAACAAGATTATTAGAAATTACTGCATTATTAATTAAGTATGGTTTTAATATTAAACGCCTACAATTTATTCATCCTTTTGTAGAAAGTAAAGCAAATAATGTTTTAATTGAAGCTCGTTTTCAAAGTGGGGCAGGCCTTATTGTTGAAAAACCAATCATTGTTCATAATAAGAATTATCATTATACAGAACAAGTTTTAAAATTATTTCGAAAATAGGTGATAGAAATGGAAACTAAACTTTTAAAAAAGAATGAAAAATATGTTATTGGGGTGTCTGGTGGTCCTGATAGTATGTTTTTACTTGACAATATTTATAATAATTCAGAGTTTGATATTAATAATTTCATTGTATGTTTGGTAAATTACCAGAAGCGAAAAGATAGTGACTATGATGAACAAATTGTTGTTGAATATTGCCAAAAACGAAATATTAAGGTATATGTAAAAAAAGTGACAGCGAAACACTATGAACAGTATCAGACTAATTCTCATAATTTTCAAGCAGTTGCTCGTAGCATACGATATGATTTTTTTTTACAAATTAGTGAAAAAAAATGTTTCCAGGGTGTTTTAATTGCCCATAATTTGACTGATCATATTGAAACATATATTTTGCAAAAACAACGAAATGGGATTGTTGAATATTATGGTCTAAATAAAACTAGTTATTATTATTCTCAATTATTTAACAAAAAACTAAAAATATT from Spiroplasma kunkelii CR2-3x includes:
- a CDS encoding DNA polymerase III subunit delta', with translation MDNLFTKNDVEKMTLFKNLILKNNLLNQLLISCNNKVKLEKFTTEVIKFLLCFKKQEVDCECDICHRINNKTYYDLKIKGDFETTIKKEEIQEIIQTFNYSALEQTGIKVYVINGIDLLTLEAANSLLKFLEEPSKNTYAFLLTTNKTNVIDTIKSRCLNIILENTTDLLEVDDFKNEFISTFFNNFASNSINNFIHMRQLNNYDSVECRQFFLAIANVLKKKEWEKYQITNQDLIQKLNHKNSKLIEICYTIANLLLENLNKELILEKGFIDWYNEV
- a CDS encoding tRNA1(Val) (adenine(37)-N6)-methyltransferase; the protein is MKVLNDLLDYEGIKINQRTDMFNFSLDTVLLARFATLNTKIKNILDIGTNNAVIPLILSTLTSAPITGIELQKEAVQLAEENVALNHKIEQIKIIHNDINEYIKTNANVKYNLIVCNPPFFKVNGAKLNEKNKLLIPARHETDVTLEEIIFAVKKLVANRGYFAIIHRTTRLLEITALLIKYGFNIKRLQFIHPFVESKANNVLIEARFQSGAGLIVEKPIIVHNKNYHYTEQVLKLFRK